A DNA window from Bacillota bacterium contains the following coding sequences:
- a CDS encoding ABC transporter substrate-binding protein produces the protein AAALGSFLWVPKVRAEGRRTQKIIQWSHIVPAYDVWFDRFAKEWGQNHNPPVDVTVDHISFADLVPRATAEVAAQQGHDLFMFISPPAAFEPEVIDMADVVREAERRHGPILDLAKRSTYNPVTGKWFGFSDNYVPDPGDYLKSVWEAVGMPNGPDTWEDLITAGRAIKSRFPEIQIPIGIGYSQDIDSNMATRAIMWSFGASVQDEKGRVVLDSEETVRAVEFGVRLFREAMNPAVLSWNAASNNQALNARQTSYILNSISAYRTAQDNKLPVADDIFFVDALKGPTGLQWSSEHVMGVYVIWKFAQNQDLAKEFLLYLVDHYRDAVLASKLYNFPSFPGSVADPGTPVSQKPQAGQRWIESVCENDPFGSNPPSKLAPIATALTWSTNVGHPGTANPAIGEIFDTFVLPDMFAKAATGQISVRDAVRQADRRAREIFDKWRRRGLVA, from the coding sequence GCGGCGGCGCTGGGGTCGTTCCTGTGGGTGCCCAAGGTCAGGGCCGAGGGACGCCGCACGCAGAAGATCATCCAGTGGAGCCACATCGTACCGGCGTATGACGTGTGGTTCGACAGGTTCGCCAAGGAATGGGGCCAGAACCACAACCCGCCCGTGGACGTCACGGTCGATCACATTTCCTTCGCCGACCTGGTGCCCCGGGCCACGGCCGAGGTGGCGGCCCAGCAGGGGCACGACCTTTTCATGTTTATCTCGCCGCCCGCCGCCTTTGAGCCGGAAGTCATCGACATGGCGGACGTGGTGCGAGAGGCCGAGCGGCGGCACGGTCCCATCCTGGATCTGGCCAAGCGCAGCACCTACAACCCCGTCACCGGCAAGTGGTTCGGCTTTTCGGACAACTACGTGCCCGACCCCGGCGACTACCTGAAGAGCGTCTGGGAAGCCGTCGGGATGCCGAACGGCCCCGATACCTGGGAGGACCTGATCACGGCGGGCCGCGCCATCAAGAGCAGGTTCCCCGAGATCCAGATCCCCATCGGCATCGGCTACTCCCAGGACATCGACTCCAACATGGCGACCCGCGCCATCATGTGGTCGTTCGGCGCCTCGGTTCAGGACGAGAAGGGCCGAGTGGTGCTCGACTCCGAGGAGACGGTGCGGGCGGTGGAGTTCGGGGTGCGGCTCTTCCGCGAGGCCATGAACCCGGCCGTCCTGAGCTGGAACGCCGCCTCCAACAACCAGGCGCTCAACGCCCGCCAGACCTCGTACATCCTCAACTCCATCTCCGCCTACCGGACGGCTCAGGACAACAAGCTCCCGGTGGCGGACGACATCTTCTTCGTCGATGCGCTGAAGGGCCCCACGGGGCTTCAGTGGTCGAGCGAGCACGTGATGGGCGTCTACGTCATCTGGAAGTTCGCGCAAAACCAGGACCTGGCCAAGGAGTTCCTGCTCTACCTCGTGGACCACTACCGCGACGCCGTGCTGGCGAGCAAGCTCTACAACTTCCCGTCGTTCCCCGGGTCCGTGGCGGACCCCGGCACGCCGGTGAGCCAGAAGCCGCAGGCCGGGCAGCGGTGGATCGAGTCGGTCTGCGAGAACGATCCGTTCGGATCCAACCCTCCAAGCAAGCTGGCGCCGATTGCGACCGCCCTCACGTGGTCGACCAACGTAGGCCATCCGGGCACGGCCAACCCGGCTATCGGCGAGATCTTCGACACGTTCGTGCTGCCGGACATGTTCGCCAAAGCCGCCACGGGTCAGATCAGCGTCCGGGACGCCGTCAGGCAAGCCGACCGGCGGGCCCGGGAGATCTTCGACAAGTGGCGCCGGCGGGGCCTCGTGGCGTAA